Proteins encoded by one window of Melospiza melodia melodia isolate bMelMel2 chromosome 9, bMelMel2.pri, whole genome shotgun sequence:
- the LRIT1 gene encoding leucine-rich repeat, immunoglobulin-like domain and transmembrane domain-containing protein 1, with product MRLAVTLLCCWALAGLPRAAGSCPSQCSCAFHSLGDGTKARTVLCNDPEMTLPPVNIPVDTSKLRIEKTAIRRVPGEAFHLLHNLEYLWMPYNSLGSLSSITFKGLRRLQELRLDGNNLISFPWESLAGMPQLRLLDLHNNELTSVPPDAARYVRNITYLDLSSNKLMTLPQALIATWANLQAVPYFPNDNSKIILGLQDNPWVCDCSLYEMVHFLNFQSPNIAFIEPRLKCFTPRSLAGVFFSQVELRKCQSPVVHTSVAKVKTILGSTVLLRCGTTGVPIPELSWRRADGAQLNGTVHQEISSDGMSWSILGLPVVSYLDSGEYICKAKNFLGATEAFISLIITDSEGTDDPNSSAKGTWNGKASGMEAAAYNDKLVARYVITTSTVPTLGAGAGTRDSVLIPDTAQDSNPQNLLVSPTTGQQEPERMVRSVRVIGDTDQSITLAWKAPMAKNTTVFSVLYAVFGERDMRRINVEPGKTKVTLYGLLPKTKYIVCVCVKGLIPRKEQCIIFSTDEVVSAGGTQKLINVVVISVACVIAVPLTLVVCCGALKRRCKKCFVRKPKDAQESYVTFESLSPGAKAKGVEGEYLTRHTPDESNRLLSARSSVDSEAIPKIEGQPNEYFC from the exons ATGCGGCTGGCGGTgactctgctgtgctgctgggcgctggcggggctgccccgggccGCCGGCTCCTGCCCCTCGCAGTGCAGCTGCGCCTTCCACAGCCTCGGCGACGGCACCAAGGCCAG GACAGTGCTGTGTAATGACCCAGAGATGACCCTCCCTCCTGTGAACATCCCTGTTGATACAAGCAAGCTTCGGATAGAAAAGACAGCCATCCGCAGGGTGCCAGGAGAGGCTTTCCACCTGCTCCACAACCTGGAGTACCTCTGGATGCCCTAcaactccctgggcagcctcagcAGCATCACCTTCAAGGGCCTTCGTCGtctgcaggagctgaggctgGATGGGAACAACCTGATCTCATTCCCCTGGGAGAGCCTGGCTGGCATGCCCCAGCTGAGGCTCCTGGATTTGCACAACAACGAACTCACCTCAGTCCCCCCAGATGCTGCTCGTTATGTCAGGAACATCACATACCTGGATCTGTCCAGCAATAAGCTGATGACTCTTCCTCAGGCTCTCATTGCCACCTGGGCCAACCTCCAGGCTGTTCCCTACTTCCCCAATGATAACTCCAAGATCATCCTAG GCTTGCAAGACAATCCTTGGGTGTGTGACTGCAGTCTGTACGAAATGGTGCATTTCCTAAATTTCCAGTCTCCTAACATCGCCTTCATTGAGCCCAGGCTGAAATGCTTCACCCCCAGGAGCCTTGCAGGAGTCTTCTTCAGCCAGGTGGAGCTGAGGaagtgccagagccccgtggtgcaCACGTCTGTGGCCAAGGTGAAGACCATCCTGGGCAGCACGGTGCTGCTGCGCTGCGGCACCACGGGCGTGCCCATCCCCGAGCTCAGCTGGAGGAGAGCTGATGGGGCTCAGCTGAATGGCACAG TTCACCAAGAGATTTCCAGTGATGGGATGAGCTGGTCTATCCTGGGCCTGCCTGTAGTCTCTTACCTTGACTCCGGAGAGTACATCTGTAAAGCAAAGAATTTCCTGGGGGCAACAGAGGCCTTCATCTCGCTCATCATCACAGACTCAGAAGGCACGGATGACCCTAACTCTAGTGCCAAAGGCACGTGGAATGGCAAGGCCAGCGGGATGGAGGCAGCTGCCTACAATGACAAACTGGTGGCCAGGTACGTTATCACCACCTCCACCGTGCCCACGCTGGGGGCTGGGGCGGGCACCAGAGACAGCGTCCTCATCCCGGACACGGCTCAGGACAGCAACCCCCAGAACCTGCTGGTGAGCCCCACCACGGGCCAGCAGGAGCCAGAGAGGATGGTGAGGTCTGTCAGGGTCATAGGGGACACCGACCAGAGCATCACCCTGGCCTGGAAGGCGCCCATGGCAAAGAACACCACGGTGTTCAGCGTCCTTTACGCCGTCTTTGGGGAGAGGGACATGCGGCGGATCAATGTGGAGCCAGGCAAGACCAAGGTCACTCTGTACGGGCTGCTGCCAAAGACCAAGTACATCGTGTGCGTCTGTGTGAAAGGGCTGATCCCCAGGAAGGAGCAGTGCATCATATTTTCCACAGACGAAGTAGTCAGTGCAGGAGGGACGCAGAAGCTCATCAATGTGGTGGTCATCAGCGTGGCCTGTGTCATTGCTGTTCCTCTGACCCTGGTGGTCTGCTGCGGAGCCCTGAAACGGCGCTGCAAGAAATGCTTTGTGCGCAAGCCCAAGGACGCGCAGGAATCGTACGTCACCTTCGAGAGCCTGTCCCCCGGGGCCAAGGCCAAGGGCGTGGAGGGAGAGTACCTGACCAGGCACACCCCTGACGAGTCCAACAGGCTGCTCTCCGCCCGCTCCAGCGTGGACTCGGAAGCCATACCAAAGATAGAGGGACAGCCCAATGAGTACTTCTGCTGA